The Rhodopseudomonas julia DNA segment TGGTCCGCGCCCTGCCCAAGCACGTTTTCAAGGCCTTTGCGATCTTCGGCGCACTCTGCGGCGTGGTTTATGCCGCAATCTTCTTCTGGGCCGATTGGCTTCAATTCATCGGCATCGACGCCAAAGGCGGCGCCTTTCCTTATTGGCTGCGCACCTTTGAAACCGGCATCGGCCTCACCGAGATCCGCTATCCGGATTGGGCGCAGGAGATGTTCGACCTGCCCGCCCGGGTGCATCGCTGGATCGCCTATCTCATCTTGCCCCTCGGGCTCTTTCTGTTCGGCTTCCGCTGCCTGCAAGCGCTGATCGAAATCGTCCAGGGCAAGCGGGAAATGATCACCACGGCCATCGAGACGACCGAGCTCATGGATCAACGTTCCGATCCCGACCACGAGAGCTACGCCGCCGCGCAGGAGCACGCCTCAGAGGCGCCGCACTGGTACGACGACAACAACTCCAAAGACCGGAGGTAATCGATGGTCTCCGGCTTCCTTTTCATCACGGTTCTCGCCCTTCTCTTCGCCGGGGTGCCGGTCGCACTCGCGCTTGGGCTTTCGAGTGTTTTGACCATCGTTCTCTTCTCCGGCGATTCCATGTCGTCGGTGGCG contains these protein-coding regions:
- a CDS encoding TRAP transporter small permease, whose protein sequence is MSSFGRRVDRFERSVIAILMAAMTVTSFTQVIARYVFNTGWLGALDFARILFAWLILFGMAYGAKIGSHLAVDTVVRALPKHVFKAFAIFGALCGVVYAAIFFWADWLQFIGIDAKGGAFPYWLRTFETGIGLTEIRYPDWAQEMFDLPARVHRWIAYLILPLGLFLFGFRCLQALIEIVQGKREMITTAIETTELMDQRSDPDHESYAAAQEHASEAPHWYDDNNSKDRR